One window of Trifolium pratense cultivar HEN17-A07 linkage group LG5, ARS_RC_1.1, whole genome shotgun sequence genomic DNA carries:
- the LOC123883607 gene encoding uncharacterized protein LOC123883607 isoform X6: MASILCDLVKKYVDKLIDGAIAEARYVFCFTCIVKKFEEERTTLEPQRITIEQRVKDARERDKDIKAIVGSWEKDIDELNQVDTKTKQTCFFGFCPNCIWRYKKGKELSNNLEKIKQLKGEKFENIELPRPVPGVERYSSKDYISFESRESKYKELLDALKDDNNYITGLQGMGGTGKTTMAKEVGKELKQSEIFAYVVDTTVSFTPDIKKIQDDIAGSLRLEWGGCNEPDRPKKLWSRLTNGDKILVILDDVWDRGLPLDFDAIGIPKQDTHKGCRVLVTSRNQETFNNMDCDKIIELGLLSEEEAWIMFKMYAKISDSTSQKLIDKGRKIAKECKRLPVAISVIASSLKGHQHREHKWDVTLKSLKKPVSMHGVDDDKVGIYNLLKISYDNLKDEKAKGLFLLCSVFREDEENSIEVITRLCIGVGLLGEDYGSYDDARNLVVLAKDKLVDSCLLLEGGEKCLKLHDLVREAAQWIANKEIQCVKLFDEKQKSLVEKQTNIKYLLCEGKCKDLFSLEFDRLKLETLIVKVDREEEDKCIKVPDSFFENVIRLRVLNFSGIHFSQSLSLPPAIQLLTNIRSMSFDHVDLGDISILGKLQRLETLDLDTCKVNELPNQITELKKFKLLKLEDCEIRMNNPFEVIERCSSLEELYFKYSFNEFCKEIALPELKRYHIHGRSSFYSEGQSRFSKYVVFRGDEKCQFSKGTLKYCMQTAEALFLEGIKGEWRNLMPEIFPLEHGMNDLVELHLDRISQLRCLIDTIGSHVPILSNLVVLELENMENLEQLFNGKLNLCNLKRITLKNCPMLISILPFLSAKDLPALEAIRIRKCDGLQYVFGQSQHVELVSLTELELSELPNFIGIFEECVKGSSSTSKAQIQLDPMRDRDQPHDCSVASESNSYGLNIWERLGIQSKILCNIKEIVLTHFPKMKSVFILSIDLIMQLETLRIEKCDELKHIIIDTGYHNIGGNICVNVFPKLKKLYVEDCAQLEYIFGHDTSDHQNDMGIQLHLPELRYLHLASLPSLIAMCPKQYRITYPCLKYLCIWKCSQDNTIIKELSGNIDLFLTLETLDVFNSNVESIFSLNEIDEQQLDLALRYITLIDLPMMTCLFVGPKNSFSLKNLTRITIMRCDKLKIAFSTSILRFLPQLRILRIEECNELEHIIEDDLENKNNSTTCFPKLELLTVRKCNKLKFVFSSSMLRVLPMLLYLTIEECKELEHIIEDDLENKNNSTTCFPKLKSLAVRNCNKLKFVFSTSVLRVLPQLRDLTIEDCKELEHIIEDDLENKNNSTTCFPKLQALLIIKCNKLKFVFPFSVCKEVPELTFLMITEANELEKIFKSEDDQKVDIPNLNVLVFDMLPSLCCAQGNQFQAVKNRFVRDCHQLKLTSASTTNTFIEIEKLCYIIDYDLQEKVVDLFKQGTTKDFDTESKLASVEIVENAGIEQLPSAKITEDFELPVDQGDPSQKVEDLAILPTNSKIQMKQTPKTEHEFVENVPDLAILPTKSGLEGSTSEKTAVATVSSISRTKNEPPMQVVTSKQKGIEIEGTSKTNNDQASLNGDALMKVNSYVEEQFSKDDEIIVSKSEPSPSITSSVASKGDPSQKLEDLAILPTNSKIQMKQTPKAEHEFVKNVMDLAILPTNSEELLNEKSLGETDTIIKPSQVNNLDGSTSEKTAVATMSTISGTKNEPPIQVVASKQKGIEVEIEGVSKTNNDQVSPNGDALMKVNSNVEEQFSKDDELIVSKSKPSSPMPSMPSKGNPSQKVELSSSLLVKRELDELVSKNHLKYKNLSLLSDFLVANPSVCLKDTSLSNRYKGCAYKSLAKLLKFLKTHSLLEVSGSSHSEFVELLQDARSFAFDKEWLDGVERRALFPEIQVFPDAMEKLLDSKKKITKNVEDLKHQLTSSEADLESIIQQEAILSAPIGY, translated from the exons ATGGCAAGTATCCTCTGTGATTTGGTGAAGAAATATGTGGACAAATTGATTGATGGCGCAATAGCAGAAGCACGTTATGTATTTTGCTTTACATGCATTGTTaagaaatttgaagaagaaagaactaCGTTGGAACCACAAAGGATAACTATCGAGCAACGTGTCAAAGATGCAAGAGAAAGAGATAAAGATATTAAAGCTATAGTTGGTTCTTGGGAAAAAGATATTGATGAGCTCAATCAAGTggacacaaaaacaaaacaaacatgtttttttggattttgtccTAATTGTATCTGGCGATATAAAAAGGGAAAGGAGTTATCAAATAACTTGGAGAAGATCAAACAACTAAAGGGagagaaatttgaaaatattgaacTTCCTCGCCCTGTTCCAGGTGTTGAACGCTATTCATCCAAAGATTACATTTCTTTTGAAAGTAGAGAGTCAAAATACAAAGAACTGTTGGATGCATTAAAAGATGACAATAACTATATAACCGGATTGCAAGGGATGGGGGGCACCGGAAAGACAACAATGGCCAAAGAAGTGGGTAAAGAGTTAAAGCAATCTGAAATATTTGCTTATGTCGTTGATACGACCGTGTCATTTACTcctgatataaaaaaaattcaagatgaTATTGCTGGATCTTTAAGACTGGAATGGGGGGGTTGTAATGAACCAGACCGACCCAAAAAACTATGGAGTAGATTAACAAATGGTGACAAAATTCTTGTGATACTGGATGATGTGTGGGATCGAGGCCTGCCTCTTGATTTTGATGCAATAGGAATTCCAAAACAAGACACACACAAAGGTTGTAGAGTTCTTGTAACCTCGCGTAATCAAGAAACTTTCAACAACATGGACTGTGATAAGATAATTGAATTGGGTCTTTTATCAGAAGAAGAAGCGTGGATCATGTTCAAAATGTATGCCAAGATAAGTGATAGCACCTCTCAAAAATTGATCGATAAGGGACGTAAAATTGCAAAGGAATGCAAACGATTACCTGTTGCAATTTCAGTTATCGCCAGTAGCTTAAAGGGCCACCAACATCGAGAGCACAAATGGGATGTGACATTGAAATCCTTGAAGAAGCCTGTATCCATGCATGGTGTTGATGATGATAAGGTTGGAATTTATAACTTGTTGAAGATTAGCTATGATAATTTGAAGGATGAAAAAGCCAAGGGGTTGTTTCTCTTATGTTCGGTTTTccgagaagatgaagaaaattctATTGAAGTTATAACAAGACTTTGCATAGGTGTGGGCCTTTTGGGGGAAGATTATGGTAGCTACGATGATGCTCGAAACCTAGTAGTTCTAGCCAAAGACAAGCTCGTAGATTCTTGTTTGTTGTTGGAGGGCGGTGAAAAATGTCTAAAACTGCATGATTTGGTCCGAGAAGCAGCTCAATGGATAGCGAACAAAGAGATTCAATGTGTAAAATTGTTTGATGAAAAGCAAAAGTCATTGGTTGAAAAGCAgacaaatatcaaatatttattATGTGAAGGGAAGTGCAAGGATTTATTTTCCTTGGAATTTGATAGATTGAAACTTGAGACTTTAATTGTCAAGGTGGATAGAGAAGAAGAGGATAAATGTATAAAAGTACCAGATTCTTTCTTTGAAAATGTTATCAGGCTCcgtgttttgaatttttcagGCATTCATTTCAGCCAATCTTTATCATTACCACCTGCAATTCAGTTATTGACAAATATTCGATCTATGTCGTTTGATCATGTTGATTTAGGTGATATCTCTATTTTGGGAAAACTACAGAGACTTGAGACTCTTGATTTGGATACATGCAAAGTCAATGAATTGCCAAACCAAATTACAGAACTGAAGAAGTTTAAATTGTTGAAATTGGAAGATTGTGAAATAAGAATGAATAATCCATTTGAAGTTATTGAAAGATGCTCATCACTTGAAGAGTTGTATTTCAAATATAGtttcaatgaattttgtaaGGAAATAGCCTTACCTGAGTTGAAAAGATATCATATCCATGGTAGAAGTTCCTTTTATTCGGAAGGACAATCCAGGTTTTCCAAATATGTTGTGTTTCGTGGTGATGAAAAGTGTCAATTTTCAAAAGGAACACTCAAGTACTGCATGCAAACAGCAGAGGCTCTTTTTCTAGAAGGAATTAAGGGGGAATGGAGAAATCTCATGCCTGAGATTTTTCCTTTAGAACACGGTATGAATGATCTTGTTGAACTTCATTTGGATCGGATTTCACAACTACGGTGCCTCATTGACACCATTGGTTCTCATGTACCGATCTTGTCCAACTTGGTTGTACTAGAACTGGAAAACATGGAAAATTTGGAACAACTATTCAATGGTAAGCTAAACCTCTGCAATCTAAAGAGAATCACACTTAAGAATTGCCCTATGTTAATTTCTATACTACCTTTCCTCTCTGCTAAAGACCTTCCAGCACTAGAAGCTATCAGAATAAGAAAATGTGATGGATTGCAATATGTGTTTGGTCAATCTCAACATGTTGAACTGGTTTCACTAACTGAATTGGAGCTCTCTGAATTACCAAACTTCATTGGTATTTTTGAAGAATGTGTGAAGGGATCATCTTCCACTTCCAAAGCACAAATACAATTGGATCCTATGCGTGATAGGGATCAACCGCATGACTGCTCAGTGGCATCG GAATCAAATTCATATGGCCTTAACATATGGGAACGTCTTGGAATACAATCAAAGATCCTCTGCAATATTAAAGAGATTGTGCTGACTCATTTTCCGAAGATGAAATCAGTATTTATCCTATCTATTGATCTAATAATGCAGTTGGAAACTTTGAGAATTGAGAAATGTGATGAACTGAAGCACATAATAATAGATACTGGATATCATAACATTGGTGGCAACATCTGTGTCAATGTCTTCCCAAAATTGAAAAAGCTCTATGTTGAAGATTGTGCTCAATTGGAATACATATTTGGACATGACACTAGTGATCATCAAAACGATATGGGGATTCAGCTTCATCTTCCGGAATTGAGATATCTCCATCTTGCCAGTCTGCCAAGTTTGATCGCCATGTGTCCCAAACAATATCGAATAACATATCCTTGTTTGAAATATCTTTGTATCTGGAAATGTTCCCAGGATAATACAATCATTAAG GAATTGAGTGGGAACATTGATCTTTTTCTCACTTTGGAAACACTCGACGTATTCAATTCCAATGTAGAAAGTATATTTTCCCTGAATGAAATTGATGAACAGCAACTGGACTTAGCTTTGCGATACATTACCTTGATTGATCTGCCTATGATGACTTGTCTTTTTGTGGGTCCCAAAAATTCATTTTCCCTCAAAAACCTTACACGCATAACAATCATGCGATGTGacaaattgaaaattgcatTCTCCACTTCCATTTTAAGATTTCTACCACAGTTGCGTATTTTAAGAATAGAAGAATGCAACGAGTTGGAACATATTATTGAAGATGATTTGGAGaataaaaacaattcaacaacaTGCTTCCCAAAGCTAGAACTTCTTACTGTTAGAAAGTGCAACAAgttgaaatttgttttctcCTCTTCCATGTTAAGAGTTCTACCAATGTTGCTTTATTTAACAATAGAAGAATGCAAAGAGTTGGAACATATTATTGAAGATGATTTGGAGaataaaaacaattcaacaacaTGCTTCCCAAAGCTAAAAAGTCTTGCTGTTAGAAATTGCAACAAgttgaaatttgttttctcCACTTCCGTGTTAAGAGTTCTACCACAGTTGCGTGATTTAACAATAGAAGATTGCAAAGAGTTGGAACATATTATTGAAGATGATTTGGAGAATAAAAACAATTCAACTACATGCTTCCCAAAGCTACAAGCACTTCTTATTATAAAGTGCAACAAGTTGAAATTTGTCTTTCCATTCTCTGTATGTAAAGAGGTTCCCGAGCTAACTTTTCTGATGATAACAGAAGCAAATGAGTTAGAGAAAATATTCAAAAGTGAAGATGATCAGAAAGTTGATATTCCAAATCTAAATGTTTTAGTATTTGATATGCTGCCAAGCCTCTGTTGTGCTCAGGGAAATCAATTCCAGGCTGTAAAAAATCGCTTCGTGCGGGATTGTCATCAACTCAAACTGACTTCAGCATCAACAACCAACACCTTCATAGAAATTGAAAAGTTATGTTACATCATAG ATTATGATTTGCAGGAGAAAGTGGTAGATCTATTTAAACAGGGAACCACCAAAGATTTTGATACCGAGTCGAAGTTAGCAAGTgttgaaattgttgaaaatGCTGGGATTGAACAACTGCCAAGTGCAAAAATCACTGAAGATTTTGAACTACCAGTTGATCAag GGGATCCTTCTCAAAAAGTAGAAGATTTAGCAATACTACCAACAAACTCAAAA ATTCAAATGAAACAAACACCAAAGACAGAGcatgaatttgttgaaaatgttCCAGATTTAGCAATACTACCAACAAAATCAGGA TTGGAGGGATCAACATCAGAAAAAACAGCAGTTGCAACTGTGTCTTCCATttcaagaacaaagaatgaGCCACCAATGCAAGTAGTTACGTCTAAACAAAAG GGTATTGAGATAGAAGGAACTTCTAAGACTAATAATGATCAAG CTTCTCTAAATGGCGATGCTTTGATGAAAGTAAACTCATATGTTGAGGAACAATTTTCTAAGGATGATGAAATAATAGTTTCCAAATCTGAACCCTCTCCGAGCATCACATCTTCTGTTGCATCTAAAG GGGATCCTTCTCAAAAATTAGAAGATTTAGCAATACTACCAACAAATTCAAAA ATACAAATGAAACAAACACCAAAGGCAGAGCATGAGTTTGTTAAAAATGTTATGGATTTAGCAATACTACCAACAAATTCTGAA GAGTTGCTGAATGAAAAATCACTTGGGGAAACTGATACTATCATCAAACCTTCTCAAGTAAATAAT TTGGATGGATCAACATCAGAAAAAACAGCAGTTGCAACTATGTCCACCATTTCAGGAACAAAGAATGAGCCACCTATACAAGTGGTTGCTTCTAAACAAAAG GGTATTGAGGTTGAGATAGAAGGAGTTTCTAAGACTAATAATGATCAAG TTTCTCCAAATGGCGATGCTTTGATGAAAGTAAACTCAAATGTTGAGGAACAGTTTTCTAAGGATGATGAACTAATAGTTTCCAAATCTAAACCCTCATCTCCAATGCCTTCAATGCCTTCTAAAG GCAACCCTTCTCAAAAAGTAGAATTAAGTTCTTCTTTGCTTGTTAAGAGGGAGCTTGATGAGCTGGTCTCCAAGAATCATTTGAAGTATAAGAACTTGTCTTTGTTATCTGATTTTCTTGTTGCCAATCCATCTGTTTGTTTAAAGGACACTTCACTTAGTAATAGATACAAGGGATGTGCCTACAAATCACTAGCTAAGCTATTGAAATTCCTCAAAACCCATAGTTTGCTAGAAGTATCAGGCTCAAGCCACTCTGAATTTGTGGAGCTATTACAAGATGCGCGCAGCTTTGCTTTTGATAAGGAATGGTTGGATGGTGTTGAGAGGCGCGCTTTATTTCCTGAAATACAAGTATTTCCAGATGCCATGGAAAAGTTATTGGATTCTAAGAAAAAGATTACCAAGAATGTGGAAGATCTTAAGCATCAATTGACATCCTCTGAAGCTGATTTGGAGAGTATCATTCAACAAGAGGCAATTTTAAGTGCCCCTATTGGTTATTAG